Proteins encoded within one genomic window of Halocatena marina:
- a CDS encoding glycosyltransferase family 4 protein has translation MTETKTLLVIVDGFWPERMGGIAKSLLNEVEGLVAAGHDVVVVTRALDENISLHESSDGYELYRYRAPPKESRRYHLYPLYTVGRLPKLIDRLHEQYEFEVAYVHNPVQSIGLQRADCSIPEVYTYHAPMAGEIAIEAEQGKYGWKTPMAKGAARVFERIEQHVVSSAERVLARSQFMCDEMEQIHGSVSNAEILPLAVDTDRFAFEQDPRSTRETLDLPTDRPILITFRRLKPRVGVDLLIDAMESVVESHPDALLLIGGKGYLRESLEQQVQRLGLDENVRFLGFVPEDELPTYYAAADCSVVPTKELEGFGLSTIESLSCGTPVVATPVGANPEVLGSFDQRLVCDAASATAVATTLNQFLGRDPETMLDERTDCREYCVQNFSQQAVTEQLGELFSAVDRR, from the coding sequence ATGACTGAGACGAAGACACTGCTAGTAATCGTCGATGGATTCTGGCCAGAGCGGATGGGAGGTATAGCCAAATCGCTACTGAACGAGGTCGAAGGACTGGTGGCTGCGGGCCATGATGTCGTCGTCGTAACGCGAGCACTCGACGAAAACATATCGCTTCACGAATCGAGTGATGGATACGAACTGTATCGCTATCGTGCACCTCCAAAGGAGTCGCGCAGATATCATCTCTACCCGCTCTACACTGTTGGACGGCTTCCGAAGCTGATTGACCGTCTTCACGAACAGTACGAGTTTGAGGTAGCGTACGTCCACAACCCGGTCCAATCGATCGGACTCCAGCGGGCAGACTGTTCGATCCCTGAAGTCTACACGTACCACGCGCCGATGGCGGGCGAAATCGCCATTGAGGCCGAACAGGGCAAATACGGCTGGAAAACGCCGATGGCCAAGGGCGCTGCACGCGTGTTCGAACGGATCGAGCAACACGTCGTCAGCTCGGCAGAGCGAGTGCTGGCTCGAAGCCAGTTCATGTGCGATGAGATGGAGCAGATTCACGGCTCGGTCTCTAATGCCGAAATTCTCCCACTTGCGGTCGACACTGACCGGTTCGCCTTCGAACAAGATCCACGATCAACTCGAGAGACGCTCGACCTCCCTACTGATCGCCCAATCCTGATCACGTTTCGACGGCTCAAACCCCGTGTCGGAGTGGATCTGCTGATCGATGCAATGGAGTCTGTGGTCGAGAGTCACCCAGATGCGCTGTTGCTTATCGGGGGAAAAGGATATCTCAGAGAGTCGCTCGAACAACAGGTCCAACGACTCGGTCTCGATGAGAACGTCCGTTTTCTTGGATTTGTTCCAGAAGATGAGCTGCCGACGTACTACGCTGCAGCCGATTGTTCGGTGGTCCCCACGAAAGAACTGGAAGGGTTCGGTCTCTCGACGATCGAATCACTCAGCTGTGGGACACCTGTGGTCGCGACTCCAGTCGGCGCGAATCCAGAGGTTCTCGGCTCATTCGATCAGCGGCTCGTGTGCGATGCGGCGTCGGCGACGGCAGTAGCGACGACGCTCAATCAGTTCCTTGGACGCGATCCAGAAACAATGCTGGATGAACGCACGGACTGTCGAGAATACTGTGTGCAAAACTTCTCACAACAGGCCGTTACCGAACAGTTGGGTGAGCTGTTTTCGGCTGTAGATAGGCGCTGA
- a CDS encoding flippase: MGNESSGRLGRFLKGSSIIFVGFIIQLGLGFVGKLLIGRLLGNVNYGLVNIGVTVMSTAGIILLLGLDTGISRYLPRQERSADRRGVLVSAFSVVMPVALIAGVLMAVFAGDIASIIFKDPAAEPIIQIFAMTLPVMILIRLTGGTIRGQQEALPRVLLQNIGLPVVRFGLIVVVVLALGLGAAGVSKAYLGAYALIGLGALYYLYRYTNLFDRTPATPMRRKLLVFSAPLIIASTMNMIHANIDVFILGFFQSTGEIGVYTAVYPLSKLLKVGLTTFGFLFMPLISELHSNGERGEMRRTYQIVSKWVLLMTLPVLLVYLTYPDIVIRYTFGPEYISGGLPLAVLSIGFFAHTVSGPSGDTLTAQGKSKLVMIDNIVVAVVNVGLNLILVPRYSVLGAAIATTVAFLAMNSLYVIQLYRSIGVHPFRRATLGPALGSIAVWVGLTQLVGAVWTVTGPLFLLLTTVFGVVYLGLILVLGGIEAEEVDLIEKGEERTGIDLGGLRAVFDRFSQ, translated from the coding sequence ATGGGTAACGAGTCGAGTGGACGACTGGGGCGCTTCCTCAAAGGAAGCTCTATCATCTTCGTCGGATTCATCATCCAGTTGGGCCTCGGTTTCGTTGGAAAACTGCTCATTGGTCGGCTACTAGGCAACGTCAACTACGGGCTGGTCAACATCGGGGTGACAGTCATGTCGACGGCCGGAATTATCCTGCTGTTGGGACTCGATACAGGGATCAGCCGGTATCTCCCACGCCAGGAGCGATCGGCAGACCGACGGGGAGTGTTAGTGTCGGCGTTCAGTGTCGTAATGCCCGTCGCTCTCATCGCAGGAGTGCTCATGGCTGTTTTTGCCGGCGATATCGCCAGTATCATCTTCAAAGATCCCGCTGCTGAGCCCATCATCCAAATCTTCGCGATGACGCTCCCCGTGATGATACTGATACGGCTTACCGGTGGCACCATCCGCGGACAGCAAGAGGCATTACCACGAGTACTGCTCCAGAACATCGGACTGCCGGTGGTTCGGTTCGGATTGATCGTCGTCGTTGTCCTTGCGTTGGGACTCGGTGCGGCTGGTGTTTCGAAGGCGTATCTGGGGGCATACGCGCTCATCGGCTTGGGAGCGTTGTACTATCTATACCGGTACACGAATCTGTTCGATCGCACACCGGCGACCCCCATGCGACGAAAGCTTCTGGTGTTCTCAGCACCGCTCATCATCGCGTCGACGATGAACATGATTCATGCGAATATCGACGTGTTCATCCTGGGATTCTTCCAATCAACTGGTGAAATAGGCGTCTACACCGCAGTCTATCCGCTTTCAAAGCTGCTCAAAGTAGGTCTTACGACGTTCGGCTTCTTGTTCATGCCGCTCATTTCTGAGCTGCACTCTAACGGTGAGCGTGGAGAGATGCGCCGAACGTATCAAATTGTATCGAAATGGGTGTTGCTGATGACGCTTCCAGTGTTGTTGGTGTATCTCACGTACCCCGACATCGTGATCCGATACACGTTCGGTCCAGAGTACATCTCTGGTGGGCTTCCACTGGCGGTACTCTCGATCGGCTTTTTCGCCCACACCGTCTCCGGGCCGAGCGGTGACACCCTGACGGCGCAGGGCAAATCCAAACTGGTGATGATCGACAATATCGTGGTGGCAGTCGTGAATGTGGGGCTGAACCTGATTCTTGTCCCGCGATACTCGGTGCTCGGTGCGGCGATTGCGACGACGGTGGCGTTTCTCGCGATGAACAGCCTGTACGTAATTCAGCTGTACCGGTCCATCGGCGTGCATCCGTTCAGACGAGCCACACTCGGCCCAGCACTCGGTTCGATCGCTGTCTGGGTGGGACTCACACAACTCGTAGGCGCCGTCTGGACGGTCACTGGTCCGTTGTTTTTGCTGCTCACCACCGTGTTCGGTGTCGTCTATCTTGGGCTCATCCTGGTACTCGGGGGGATCGAAGCTGAGGAAGTCGATCTCATTGAGAAGGGAGAAGAGAGGACGGGGATCGATCTGGGAGGACTTCGTGCTGTTTTCGATCGATTCTCACAGTGA
- a CDS encoding sulfatase-like hydrolase/transferase, translated as MVSLALVVLDTLRKDAFDRHFEWLPGRRFERAYSTANWTVPAHASLFCGKYPSELGTHAKNMTLDCDDPTIAEELRAAGYTTRAFSANTNVTGYFDFDRGFDDFRVPKQIGHLNDDNIFDFRDFNQRTDAEGLEHHSKLLYEIVTSDAATVPSMVALARKVRGENNGVKYGGLIEAQSELSDISFGEEEFLFLNFMEAHEPYRVPPSYRTVDEPSMTNSVGDIYFGSGTFDAEQTTQAYEDCATYLSDKYQALFKELRETFDYVITLADHGELLGEQDAWGHEYGVASPLTHVPLVITGNGLDGTCTDTVSLLDVHQTVLDIADVDGGARGRSLLEEGDENEYLTEYLGLTSWSERKLHQNGFDDQIEQYNEQLRGYVTQSGSYGYQTQDEFIATDDESVSDLQHRLDQLVSELDIRAVETDNDVPDEIKEQLEHLGYA; from the coding sequence ATGGTTTCGCTCGCACTCGTGGTTCTCGATACACTCAGGAAGGATGCGTTCGATCGTCATTTCGAATGGCTCCCTGGCCGCCGATTCGAGCGTGCGTATTCTACAGCAAACTGGACTGTTCCGGCCCACGCATCTCTCTTTTGCGGCAAGTATCCGAGCGAACTCGGAACCCACGCCAAAAATATGACACTTGACTGTGATGACCCGACCATCGCAGAAGAACTCCGTGCAGCTGGCTACACGACGCGAGCGTTTAGCGCAAACACAAACGTCACCGGATATTTTGACTTCGACCGGGGGTTCGATGATTTCAGAGTACCAAAACAGATCGGCCATCTGAACGACGACAATATATTCGATTTCAGAGATTTTAATCAGCGAACCGATGCGGAAGGGTTAGAGCACCATAGCAAACTCCTTTACGAAATCGTAACCAGTGACGCAGCAACGGTACCCTCAATGGTTGCACTCGCACGGAAGGTTCGGGGCGAAAACAATGGTGTCAAATACGGTGGACTGATCGAAGCGCAATCGGAACTCTCTGATATCAGCTTCGGCGAAGAGGAGTTTCTGTTTTTGAATTTTATGGAAGCCCACGAACCCTACCGAGTTCCTCCTTCGTACAGAACCGTTGACGAGCCGTCGATGACGAACTCTGTTGGCGACATCTACTTCGGCTCTGGCACCTTCGATGCAGAACAGACAACACAGGCGTATGAGGACTGCGCGACGTATCTTTCTGATAAATATCAAGCGTTGTTCAAAGAGCTACGTGAGACGTTCGATTATGTCATCACGCTCGCTGATCACGGCGAACTACTCGGTGAACAGGACGCCTGGGGACACGAATACGGCGTGGCATCCCCCCTGACGCATGTTCCGCTCGTGATCACTGGCAACGGACTCGATGGAACATGCACAGATACAGTCAGTCTTCTGGATGTCCACCAAACAGTACTCGACATTGCGGACGTCGATGGTGGTGCTCGTGGACGATCGCTGCTTGAGGAAGGAGATGAAAACGAATATCTGACGGAGTATCTCGGACTTACATCATGGAGTGAGCGCAAGTTGCATCAGAACGGATTTGACGATCAGATCGAACAGTACAACGAGCAACTCCGTGGATACGTCACACAGAGCGGGTCGTACGGGTACCAGACTCAAGATGAATTCATTGCTACGGATGATGAAAGCGTGTCCGATCTGCAACACCGATTAGATCAGCTCGTCTCCGAGCTCGACATTCGAGCAGTAGAGACGGACAACGATGTCCCCGATGAAATTAAAGAACAACTCGAACACCTCGGATACGCGTGA
- a CDS encoding glycosyltransferase family 4 protein translates to MNDTNTIAIAHHNLMEMGGAEGVGMNVIEALQDQYDVTLLTLTHPDFTKLNSYYNTEVDEHAIEVQQIGLVTPTLYEQTKSLHLLKNAFVSRLMASRADQFDMVFCTYNELSLAGRSLQYIHMPQFRRWTNGGADSTLLSVYDELCKGIEGFDTEQISTNHLLANSEWTADVTEQTYGVRPQVVYPPVDTDGFVDTPWDEREDGFVSVGRIGPKKNVLRTIKIVAALHDRGHDVHLHIVGPPHGEEYIESVEAAADQHEFVHLEGILSRKELVDLICTHKYGIHGKNHEHFGMAVAELAAAGTIPFVPDGGGQREIVNERAELLYEAKNDAVEKIDHVLSTPELQSELTSTTENVKERFGRRRFQRIICDIVEDQFNESE, encoded by the coding sequence ATGAATGATACAAACACAATAGCGATTGCCCACCATAATCTAATGGAGATGGGTGGGGCAGAGGGTGTGGGAATGAACGTGATTGAAGCGCTGCAAGACCAGTATGACGTCACTCTACTGACGCTGACACACCCCGATTTCACCAAATTAAACAGCTACTACAACACTGAGGTCGACGAACACGCAATCGAGGTCCAGCAGATAGGGTTGGTGACACCAACGCTGTACGAACAGACCAAGAGTCTTCATTTGCTGAAGAACGCGTTCGTTTCTCGTCTGATGGCCAGCCGGGCCGACCAGTTTGACATGGTGTTTTGTACGTACAATGAGCTCAGCCTCGCTGGTCGGTCGCTGCAGTATATTCACATGCCCCAGTTCCGACGATGGACGAACGGCGGTGCAGACAGTACGCTGTTGAGCGTCTACGACGAACTGTGCAAGGGGATTGAAGGATTCGATACCGAGCAGATCAGCACAAACCATCTCCTTGCTAATTCGGAGTGGACTGCAGATGTGACCGAGCAAACTTACGGCGTTCGTCCGCAAGTGGTGTATCCGCCAGTCGACACAGATGGCTTCGTGGATACGCCGTGGGACGAGCGAGAAGATGGATTCGTTTCGGTCGGCAGAATCGGCCCAAAGAAGAACGTCCTTCGCACCATCAAGATCGTTGCAGCGTTGCACGATCGCGGCCACGATGTCCATCTTCACATCGTCGGCCCACCTCACGGTGAAGAGTACATAGAATCCGTCGAAGCGGCAGCCGACCAACACGAGTTCGTTCACCTCGAAGGGATCCTAAGCCGGAAGGAACTCGTTGACCTGATCTGTACGCACAAATACGGAATCCACGGAAAGAATCACGAGCACTTCGGGATGGCTGTCGCTGAACTGGCTGCGGCTGGCACTATTCCGTTCGTTCCAGACGGGGGTGGCCAGCGCGAGATCGTTAATGAACGAGCAGAACTGCTGTACGAGGCCAAAAACGACGCGGTCGAAAAAATCGATCACGTGCTCTCGACTCCCGAACTCCAGTCTGAGCTGACGTCAACCACTGAGAATGTAAAAGAACGTTTTGGTCGCCGCCGTTTCCAAAGAATAATATGTGATATTGTCGAGGACCAATTCAATGAATCTGAGTAA
- a CDS encoding O-antigen ligase, whose amino-acid sequence MNLSNPFERFLDAPAPLSNGHSFVILSVVLIFGLTFVAPALSMLTGAPVLFFVVLIGSIYGVLAVWFREPFIGSLIALLVTAMFAADVPLASEAYTSLFRGHLGPRLWLAQLPLIASVGLVLFTKHRALFDGRTRVEELFALFVGWTVLSAVFGATVRVDAALFFSLLMFQGLIVFSLFRYTVQQRILSFRSVVWLFIGTVLAQSAFAVGQFLNQDVFGLSTLGEGDGIALSWITLGPFGQFSFGTHVAGFTGMSFHLASLIVLAVPLTIVLAVRETGRKRGVLLGLTILMIAILRGTTTDAGRGGLIVTLICVCLALVCLYHTSLFDSIVSRSSHAISGRSRLISLGWVVFTVPLSIIALFFPSSTAGNKSAVTEVSSGVGVSGGGGGGGLGGPSRFEAINSSLQSLSIPFFNIANLGIRVQQYVAGVDLFIQNPLFGIGGANFVYYTSEYGFPEPLPLHSMYFAMLAEAGFPGFVLMVVILVSILWYGWKAIPRSSDGALLVGMLCGFIGWLAFAFWSIPTIKLTTMFPFWALAGATVGVYAQDDTA is encoded by the coding sequence ATGAATCTGAGTAATCCATTCGAACGGTTCTTGGATGCCCCTGCTCCACTTTCCAATGGCCACTCTTTCGTCATCTTGTCGGTAGTGCTCATATTTGGACTCACGTTCGTTGCACCGGCGCTTTCGATGCTCACCGGTGCTCCGGTTCTCTTCTTTGTTGTTTTGATTGGTTCGATCTATGGCGTCCTTGCAGTCTGGTTTCGAGAACCGTTTATTGGTTCGCTCATCGCACTGCTCGTCACCGCAATGTTCGCTGCAGACGTCCCTCTGGCCAGCGAAGCCTACACCTCGCTCTTTCGCGGTCATCTCGGTCCCCGACTGTGGCTCGCACAGCTCCCGCTCATTGCTTCGGTTGGCCTCGTACTGTTCACGAAACACCGGGCGTTGTTCGATGGACGCACTCGTGTCGAAGAATTGTTTGCTCTCTTTGTCGGTTGGACAGTGCTTTCGGCGGTGTTCGGTGCGACGGTTCGTGTTGATGCAGCACTGTTCTTTTCGTTGTTGATGTTTCAAGGACTGATCGTATTCAGTCTGTTTCGGTACACTGTCCAACAGCGGATTCTCTCCTTTCGATCGGTTGTATGGTTGTTCATTGGGACAGTGCTCGCCCAGTCTGCTTTTGCGGTCGGCCAGTTCTTGAATCAGGACGTCTTTGGGTTGTCGACACTCGGTGAGGGTGACGGGATCGCACTTTCGTGGATCACGCTTGGCCCCTTCGGCCAGTTCTCATTCGGGACCCACGTCGCTGGATTCACGGGAATGTCGTTCCATTTAGCGAGTCTCATTGTCCTCGCCGTTCCGTTGACTATTGTCCTCGCTGTCCGCGAGACCGGGCGAAAGCGGGGAGTGCTTTTGGGACTGACGATACTGATGATCGCCATCCTGCGTGGAACCACCACCGATGCAGGACGAGGCGGGCTCATTGTGACCCTCATTTGTGTGTGTTTGGCACTTGTCTGTCTGTATCATACCTCACTCTTCGATTCGATTGTCTCGCGTTCCTCACACGCTATATCGGGACGTAGTCGGCTGATATCGCTCGGATGGGTCGTGTTTACCGTGCCTCTGAGCATCATCGCACTCTTCTTCCCTTCGTCAACTGCTGGAAACAAATCGGCAGTCACAGAGGTTAGTAGTGGAGTTGGAGTCAGTGGTGGCGGTGGCGGTGGTGGACTCGGTGGTCCTTCTCGATTTGAAGCCATCAACTCGTCTCTCCAGAGCCTCTCAATTCCATTTTTTAACATCGCCAACCTTGGTATTCGTGTACAGCAGTACGTGGCAGGCGTTGATCTCTTCATACAGAACCCACTGTTCGGTATCGGTGGTGCAAACTTCGTGTACTACACGTCCGAATACGGCTTTCCGGAACCACTACCGCTACACAGCATGTACTTCGCAATGCTGGCCGAAGCCGGCTTTCCTGGATTTGTACTCATGGTTGTGATACTCGTGAGTATTCTGTGGTACGGTTGGAAGGCCATCCCCCGCTCCAGTGATGGGGCACTGCTCGTCGGAATGCTCTGTGGATTTATCGGATGGCTAGCGTTTGCGTTTTGGTCCATTCCAACGATCAAGCTGACAACAATGTTTCCGTTCTGGGCGTTGGCAGGGGCCACTGTAGGTGTGTACGCACAGGACGATACGGCGTGA
- a CDS encoding glycosyltransferase family 2 protein: MVHTYALYPAILSIISRIVESDHQELPADLPTVSLVIAAYNEEDVIAEKIENSIALDYPAEKLELIVFSDASSDRTDEIVESYADEGVELIRVEGRVGKTECQNVVAEQVGSEIIVFSDANSMYDPDAIRELIRGFGPSVDCVVGELRYSDDSDVDGESTYWRYERLIKRLESKLGSIVTGNGSIYAVRTSSYVPLPRDAISDFAEPLALIENGSRIAYAPTAIARERTDQSVESELSRRVRIVTRSWNTLSDHTALLNPRQYPVFSFKLFSHKVFRWLSPVFLVGALATSVVLTLVTRGLFYPVVLGFQIVFYLCALVGAISDRVGRQVSSIFHIPYYFVVSNYGMGLALVNFLKQRNIVTWETAERAADD; encoded by the coding sequence TTGGTCCACACATACGCACTGTATCCAGCAATTCTATCAATTATCAGTCGGATTGTCGAGTCAGACCACCAAGAACTTCCTGCAGATCTCCCGACGGTATCGTTGGTCATCGCCGCGTACAACGAAGAGGACGTGATTGCAGAGAAGATCGAGAACAGCATTGCGCTTGACTATCCAGCAGAGAAGTTAGAACTCATCGTGTTTTCGGACGCATCGTCTGATCGGACAGACGAGATCGTCGAGTCGTACGCCGATGAAGGCGTCGAACTGATCCGCGTTGAGGGCCGCGTGGGAAAAACCGAGTGTCAGAACGTGGTCGCAGAACAAGTTGGAAGCGAGATCATTGTCTTCTCTGATGCAAATAGCATGTACGATCCGGACGCGATCCGTGAGCTCATTCGAGGATTCGGGCCGTCTGTCGATTGCGTTGTGGGAGAGCTTCGATACAGCGACGATAGTGATGTGGATGGTGAATCCACGTACTGGCGGTACGAACGGCTCATCAAACGACTCGAATCGAAGCTCGGCTCCATCGTTACCGGCAATGGCTCGATCTATGCCGTTCGTACGTCATCGTACGTTCCGCTCCCACGGGATGCGATCAGTGACTTTGCAGAACCACTGGCGCTTATCGAAAACGGTTCACGCATCGCGTACGCGCCGACGGCTATCGCACGCGAGCGGACAGATCAGTCGGTCGAATCCGAACTCTCTCGTCGAGTTCGGATTGTCACTCGATCGTGGAACACGCTATCTGACCACACTGCTCTGTTGAATCCACGTCAGTATCCGGTGTTTTCGTTCAAATTGTTCTCCCACAAAGTGTTCAGATGGCTTTCACCGGTGTTTCTCGTCGGGGCCCTTGCGACGAGTGTTGTTCTGACACTGGTGACGAGGGGACTGTTCTACCCCGTCGTTCTGGGGTTCCAGATCGTGTTTTATCTCTGTGCGCTGGTCGGTGCGATCAGTGATCGAGTTGGGCGGCAGGTTTCGTCGATCTTCCATATCCCGTACTACTTCGTCGTTTCGAACTACGGCATGGGTCTTGCGCTTGTAAATTTCCTGAAGCAGCGCAACATCGTCACGTGGGAAACCGCAGAACGAGCAGCCGACGACTGA
- a CDS encoding Yip1 family protein: MTNDSSAGFQALITDPNMFFRHRTESPNFLSPVGIVLLVAVLTSIAALPRADVASELATSMVQSQGQQVNQSVSGVISAASNILAVFGAVLGTVITWGLYAIVFYLIARVAFDGNGSFTDTLALTGWGFVPAIFDKLVSIAAAYYVFGGETLPAGSHAAQNAFEQLQSDPVLLIAGGIGIGLLLWSGVLWVSAMEHLHNLSRIDAFITVCIPLVLGLLRRLNGLL; the protein is encoded by the coding sequence GTGACTAATGATTCATCTGCAGGATTCCAAGCGCTCATCACTGATCCAAATATGTTCTTCCGACATCGGACGGAAAGTCCCAACTTCCTCAGTCCAGTTGGGATCGTGTTGCTCGTAGCTGTACTGACGAGTATCGCAGCACTCCCACGGGCGGATGTCGCTAGTGAGCTCGCAACGAGCATGGTTCAATCGCAGGGCCAACAGGTGAACCAGAGTGTATCTGGCGTGATCTCTGCGGCCTCGAATATTCTCGCGGTTTTCGGTGCGGTGCTCGGTACCGTGATTACGTGGGGACTCTACGCGATCGTGTTTTACCTCATTGCTCGTGTTGCTTTCGACGGAAACGGATCGTTTACTGATACGCTAGCGCTCACTGGCTGGGGATTCGTCCCAGCGATCTTCGACAAACTCGTCAGTATCGCTGCCGCGTACTACGTTTTTGGCGGTGAGACACTTCCGGCAGGAAGCCACGCTGCTCAAAACGCCTTCGAGCAACTCCAGTCGGACCCAGTCCTCTTGATTGCAGGCGGGATTGGGATCGGTCTATTGCTCTGGAGTGGAGTTCTTTGGGTGTCTGCGATGGAACACCTCCACAACCTCTCGCGGATAGATGCGTTCATTACTGTCTGTATCCCTCTCGTCTTGGGGCTTCTACGACGACTCAACGGACTGCTTTGA
- a CDS encoding M48 family metallopeptidase translates to MSLSSRRPRGLAVLIGVWLLVIAGVGVLIASQAISALLTSSSLPSVLLFAGSMALVFGYLSYRTSTKRLLSRLPVTALSQSRAPSIHASVDRLTQRMRLDRPEIYTARLGQPNAFALGSGTLVIDHSLVRLLTPTELEGVLAHEFAHLEGYDSLLRMLVMSILRMATSFVLVMLVPFVVVVFLGCWGLSLVVDRPLRGPKSVGNGFRRGVIRLVIGLLIAPTLALQAYSRRREYAADQRAVAILDDPLALARALKKIQRASEPGWGLFSWLLPTHDRQTEQTPLERALASHPPTDERISRVREAASATGTSSETSHWRHIEID, encoded by the coding sequence ATGTCCCTGTCATCCCGTCGCCCGCGTGGACTCGCTGTGCTGATTGGAGTGTGGTTGCTCGTGATTGCTGGCGTTGGCGTTCTCATTGCCTCCCAAGCGATCAGTGCGCTTCTCACCAGTAGCAGCCTTCCATCGGTGCTCCTCTTTGCGGGGTCGATGGCACTGGTCTTTGGCTACTTGAGCTACCGGACGAGCACCAAGCGCCTCCTCTCTCGCCTCCCGGTGACAGCCCTCTCGCAGTCCCGTGCCCCGAGCATTCACGCGAGTGTCGATCGTCTTACACAACGGATGCGGCTCGATCGACCAGAGATCTACACTGCGCGTCTTGGTCAACCCAACGCGTTTGCGCTCGGAAGTGGGACCCTCGTGATTGATCACTCGCTCGTCCGCTTGTTAACACCAACAGAGCTCGAGGGCGTTCTCGCTCATGAATTCGCTCATCTCGAAGGCTACGACAGTCTCCTGCGCATGCTGGTTATGAGCATTCTACGGATGGCGACATCCTTCGTGCTCGTGATGCTCGTGCCGTTCGTCGTCGTTGTCTTTCTGGGCTGTTGGGGACTATCGCTCGTCGTGGACCGTCCACTACGCGGCCCTAAAAGTGTGGGGAATGGCTTTCGACGTGGAGTGATCAGACTCGTAATCGGTTTGCTTATCGCTCCAACGCTGGCGCTGCAGGCCTACTCCCGCCGCCGGGAATACGCTGCCGACCAGCGAGCAGTGGCAATCCTCGACGATCCGTTGGCACTTGCTCGTGCGCTCAAGAAGATCCAGCGTGCAAGCGAGCCTGGCTGGGGACTGTTCTCGTGGCTGCTCCCGACACACGATCGTCAGACGGAACAAACACCGTTAGAACGAGCACTTGCAAGCCATCCACCGACTGATGAGCGCATTAGCCGCGTCCGCGAGGCTGCAAGTGCCACAGGAACGAGTTCTGAAACGAGCCACTGGCGACACATCGAGATCGACTAG
- a CDS encoding ArsR family transcriptional regulator produces the protein MAQTTERLRRSLNDELEECRSEDVERRLDDLSALESALRTEQVTAELNVFAALGNEVQYALVRVLVAAQEELCVCKLHAVVDVTESGLSHALSALVDAGLVTVLKGSVSNE, from the coding sequence ATGGCACAAACGACCGAGCGGCTTCGACGCTCTCTTAATGATGAACTTGAGGAGTGTCGTAGCGAGGATGTTGAACGTCGGCTTGATGACCTCAGCGCGCTCGAATCAGCACTTAGAACAGAGCAGGTAACAGCTGAACTCAATGTGTTCGCGGCACTCGGCAACGAGGTGCAATACGCACTCGTTCGAGTTCTTGTAGCGGCACAGGAAGAGCTCTGTGTCTGTAAGCTACACGCAGTTGTCGACGTGACCGAGAGCGGACTCAGTCACGCGTTGTCGGCGCTTGTCGACGCTGGGCTCGTTACTGTCCTCAAAGGGAGCGTGAGCAATGAGTAA